TGTTCCATGACTAGGTGCACACTCCTTTCGCGAATTAAGATGCGAGTTCTTTTTATCCTAAGTTCACTAACGATCTTGACGTGGACTCCAGCGTACGAGTCCTTTCTCTAATAGGACAATGGCTGTATGCATAAATAGGCTGAGAATAACGATAATGGAAATACTTAAGAACATACGATCGGTACGGTAGCTAGCTTTTTGAAGCATCATATAGTAGCCAATACCTTTGTCAGAGCCAACCCACTCGGCAATGACTGCGCCCATAACACTGTACGTTGCCGCGATACGTATCCCTGAGAACATAGAAGGAAGGGCATGTGGAAGCTCTAGCTTGGTAAATATTTGACCTTTGGTAGCCCCGATCATTCGCATATATTCCAGCATCGTTCGATCTGCTTGTCTGAGCCCATCCATTGCAGCGACAGCTACAGGAAAGAAGCAAACGAGTGTAATGAGAATAAACTTAGGAAGTAGGCCAAAACCGAACCAAATCATAAGTAGTGGGGCAAGGGCGATGGTAGGGATATTTTGACTCAATATGAGAAGTGGATAAAGGGCAGAATGAAGAAAAGGAATTCTATGTAACACGAAGGCGATCACAAGCCCCACGGTTGTTCCAATAGCAAATCCACCTAAGGTGAGTTTTACTGTAGCTAGAGCGTGTTCCCATAATCTTGCGGATTCAGCGGAAGCCTCATGTGCAATATCTGATGGAGCTGGGAGAATCCAATCTTCGATGTTAAAGAGTGAAGTACTGAGCTGCCATGCCGTCAAAAAGATAAGGACCGCCACTAAGGGCGGCCACACTTTGTTCCATATCAAGCTCATGGACGATATTTCTCCGTTAATTTACCCATGCTTATACCTTTTGGATTGTGGGCTATTTTAATTTGAGAGATGACACTAGGGCTACCTGCGGCTATAAGCGCTTCATGCATATTCTTAACAATACTCAGCAACTCATCCAGCTCGCCTTCCATAGTGGTCTCTAGAGGATGAACCTCATGCTTAATACCGGATTGTTGTATGACTTCAATGGCGCGATCTACATAAGGAATAGAATCTTCATTATTGGGTGTCTTAGGGATTACTTGAATGCTTAGTAAAGTATTAGCCATGGTGATATCATCCTTTCAAAGTGAGGGTGTAGTCTTATTATTTTGCCTGAGGTAGAAAGTCATTCGTATAAGCACTTTCTATCTCTAATGGTTTATCCAGAAGCTTATGTTTGTACATCCAAGCGGAATATCCTTGCCATATTTCGGCTTTCTGTTCTCCCCAATTCTCAGCATCGTCTTTATAGAGTGGACTGAGCCATTTCTGACTAGCGAGTACTAGCTCTTTGTCCAGATCGGGTACAGAACTACTAAGAATTGCAGCAGCAGCTTCAGGTTTATCAATCGCATACTGATACCCTTTGGACGTTGCACGCATGAAAGCTTTTACGAGTTCGGGGTCATCTGTAATCTGTTTCTCATTCGTCACAATGACGGGTGTGTAATAATCAAGCTCCTTAGCGTAGTCTTTCACATACAACATATCAAGCGGCTCTCCACGAAGCTCCGCTTCAACTCCTGTCCATGCATAGAAGATCCATGCGAAATCAATATCACGCTTCACAGCTGTAAAGTAATCAGCCTCGCCCATATTCACTATTTTAACCTTCTTAACATCGCCTTTATCATTCTCCATGATAGAGTTCATTACAGCCTCTTCTACTGGAGAACCCCATCCCCCGTAAGTCTTGCCTTCGAATGCCTTCGGAGTCTTAATATTGCGATCCACAGGTGCAGCAAATCCAGAAGTGTTATGTTGTATTACTGCCGCAATGGACACAAGGGGTACACCTTGGATGCGTGCCTGGGTGACTGCTTCTTGATAGCTAATGCCAAAAGGGATGGCTCCCGATGCCACCATCGTATCCGATCCTCCAGCACCAGGCTGAATGATCTCAACGTTTAATCCTTCTGCTTCATAATAGCCTTGATCCTTAGCTACATAGAGTCCAGTATGATTCGTATTAGGAGTCCAATCCAGAACAACTTTAACATCCTTTAATGTCTTAGGTGTGGATGGAGTCTCACCTGCTGGTGTCGCTGCTTGTTGATTCGTTTCGTTGTTGCGGGTTGCTCCGCATCCTGCTACGACTAGTATGAGCATACATACGAGAAGTAACGTTCCTAACTTTCTCATTTCTTTCTCTCCCCTTTTGTGAAATACACTGTGTTATTGTGCAACAAAAAAAAGCGCCCCGTAATCGGGACGCATATGGGCGCAAGATAGATATATGGATGAACCATATCGGCTAGTTCCTACGCTGGCATTATCCAGATCAGGTATAAGGGTCAGTGTCTTGTGGGACACACTCTCAGCCGGCCAATTCCAGCACCCCTGTACTTATGAAATTAGATCATTTCAATGAGTATTATAGTCTACAAAGGAAGAGGTGTCCAGTAACTCTGACATGCTGACTAATGATATCCCTGAACTGTCTGATCATATCTATGTTGAGCTCTAAATGCAGCTATACTGAGCAGGAACAGACCTACGGTGAACACAGCAAGCATACCAGCCGTTTGGTTAACCACTAGATGATCCATACACCAGCCAATGATTAAGGGAAGGACAGCACCACCTACACCTCCAGCGGCAATTAGAATGCTTGTGGTTGACTCCTCTGTACCGGGCATAAGCTTGTTAGCAAATACTAACGTTATGGAGAAAAGACCCGACATGAATAGACCCAGTAGTGTGATAACGGTAAAAGCAGACCAGATCTGATTCGTGAATGGGAAAAGAGTAAGTAGGATGAGGGCGGATAGACTACTTATAAGTACATAGGAACGGTAGCGTATTTTCTCTGCTATATATCCTGCAAATAGGCGACCGATTGACATTGCAATCCAAAAGAAGGTGACACTAAGTGCAGCCCCTGCTTTGTCCATACTCATCTTCTCTACAAGCATAGATGGCATGAAGTTGGCTAAGCTCATTTCTACGCCAACATATAGAAAGAAGAAGACAACAAATATCGCTAGCGTTCGTTTTTGGCCCTTGTGATACACCGCTACTTTGGGTTGCTTCGGCTGTTGAGGGCTTACGTTTCGTGCATTCAATAT
The nucleotide sequence above comes from Paenibacillus sp. IHBB 10380. Encoded proteins:
- a CDS encoding ABC transporter permease — protein: MSLIWNKVWPPLVAVLIFLTAWQLSTSLFNIEDWILPAPSDIAHEASAESARLWEHALATVKLTLGGFAIGTTVGLVIAFVLHRIPFLHSALYPLLILSQNIPTIALAPLLMIWFGFGLLPKFILITLVCFFPVAVAAMDGLRQADRTMLEYMRMIGATKGQIFTKLELPHALPSMFSGIRIAATYSVMGAVIAEWVGSDKGIGYYMMLQKASYRTDRMFLSISIIVILSLFMHTAIVLLEKGLVRWSPRQDR
- a CDS encoding MTH1187 family thiamine-binding protein, which codes for MANTLLSIQVIPKTPNNEDSIPYVDRAIEVIQQSGIKHEVHPLETTMEGELDELLSIVKNMHEALIAAGSPSVISQIKIAHNPKGISMGKLTEKYRP
- a CDS encoding ABC transporter substrate-binding protein; the encoded protein is MRKLGTLLLVCMLILVVAGCGATRNNETNQQAATPAGETPSTPKTLKDVKVVLDWTPNTNHTGLYVAKDQGYYEAEGLNVEIIQPGAGGSDTMVASGAIPFGISYQEAVTQARIQGVPLVSIAAVIQHNTSGFAAPVDRNIKTPKAFEGKTYGGWGSPVEEAVMNSIMENDKGDVKKVKIVNMGEADYFTAVKRDIDFAWIFYAWTGVEAELRGEPLDMLYVKDYAKELDYYTPVIVTNEKQITDDPELVKAFMRATSKGYQYAIDKPEAAAAILSSSVPDLDKELVLASQKWLSPLYKDDAENWGEQKAEIWQGYSAWMYKHKLLDKPLEIESAYTNDFLPQAK
- a CDS encoding MFS transporter; its protein translation is MKRLIWIGCLSYFLIGLAHVVLGSVLPVILEHYDREYSEGGQLIFAQFAGFLGGVMLSPWLNRRLGKKGSLLLALVALFIAESVYTLLPPWEWMYVTGIVAGFGFGMIEAVIGTIIITGVTHQTAVAMSRLEVFFGVGAMLMPLLASGMIYFGWWRWSFLVVSLFALITFIFWAKGSFGALDSILNARNVSPQQPKQPKVAVYHKGQKRTLAIFVVFFFLYVGVEMSLANFMPSMLVEKMSMDKAGAALSVTFFWIAMSIGRLFAGYIAEKIRYRSYVLISSLSALILLTLFPFTNQIWSAFTVITLLGLFMSGLFSITLVFANKLMPGTEESTTSILIAAGGVGGAVLPLIIGWCMDHLVVNQTAGMLAVFTVGLFLLSIAAFRAQHRYDQTVQGYH